One region of Rana temporaria chromosome 9, aRanTem1.1, whole genome shotgun sequence genomic DNA includes:
- the LOC120914422 gene encoding olfactory receptor 150-like, with translation MWHFGKFYTMEESNKTGMTYFIIEGISDVPELQLPIFLLVLLIYLFILGGNMTIFLLICMDRHLHTPMYFFLANLSILDVSCSTITLHKPLITFLTGNKLVSFVGCVMQMFFFLSFTCNELLILTAMGYDRYVAICHPLHYQVIMSHKVCCGLAGVCWVLGFLDIMPCAWKVSSISCYTSLEVNHFFCDFVPIMKLSCSDTFALQLYVIIEGVILASFVPFVLTFISYVFIIKSILRIRSSNGRWKAFYTCSSHLTIIVLLYGTLSYQYFRPVEYITLGSYKLSSLFNTTCVPILNPLIYSLKNKDVHSALKRKFKKMSRLIKRK, from the coding sequence ATGTGGCACTTTGGAAAATTCTATACTATGGAAGAATCCAACAAAACAGGAATGACATATTTCATCATTGAAGGGATTTCTGATGTCCCAGAATTACAGCTTCCCATTTTTTTGTTGGTTCTGCTGATTTATCTCTTCATTCTAGGAGGTAATATGACCATTTTTTTATTGATCTGTATGGATCGTCATCTTCACACTCCAATGTACTTCTTCCTGGCCAACCTGTCGATTCTCGATGTTTCTTGTTCTACAATAACTCTTCACAAACCTcttattacattcctcactggcAATAAGTTGGTTTCCTTTGTTGGTTGTGTGATGCAGATGTTTTTCTTCTTATCTTTTACATGTAATGAGCTGCTAATTCTGACAGCAATGGGTTATGACCGCTATGTGGCTATCTGTCATCCTTTACATTACCAGGTAATTATGAGCCACAAAGTCTGCTGTGGTCTGGCTGGTGTCTGTTGGGTTTTGGGTTTCTTAGATATCATGCCTTGTGCTTGGAAAGTGTCATCCATTAGTTGTTACACATCATTGGAGGTCAACCATTTCTTCTGCGACTTTGTACCAATAATGAAGCTGTCCTGCAGTGACACTTTTGCTTTGCAACTTTATGTGATTATTGAAGGAGTGATTCTGGCATCTTTTGTTCCATTTGTTCTCACTTTTATATCATATGTTTTCATTATAAAAAGCATACTGAGAATACGTTCTAGTAATGGGAGGTGGAAAGCTTTCTACACATGTTCCTCACATCTCACAATCATTGTGCTTCTTTATGGCACCTTGTCTTACCAATACTTCAGACCAGTTGAATATATTACACTGGGTTCCTATAAACTTTCTTCCCTATTTAATACCACATGTGTCCCAATATTAAATCCCCTGATTTACAGCTTGAAGAATAAAGATGTTCATTCAGCTTTGAAGAGAAAGTTTAAGAAAATGTCCAgactaataaaaagaaaatga